The following is a genomic window from Bacteroidia bacterium.
GGATCGACGAAAATACTCACTTCGATATCGTTTTGATGAAGGATGCGCACAGCTTCCTCCACTTTTTGTGCTTCCTTCAGGATGTCGAGTCCGGATTCCGTCGTCAGCTCCTTGCGCTTCTCGGGAACGAGCGTGGCGAGGTCGGGAAGAATATCAATGGCTACCTGTATGATTTCGTCCGTGATGGCCATTTCGAAATCGAGTTTGGTCTTGATCGTGTCCCGCAGGAGTCGGACGTCGCGATCATTGACGTGTCGGCGGTCTTCACGCAAATGACACACTATACCTTCGGCCCCGTACAGTTCGCAGAGCTGCGCTGCCGTGACGGGATCGGGCTCCAGACCTCCGCGGGCTTCGCGAAGTGTGGCAAAATGATCGATGTTGACGCAGAGACGCATGAGAAATCACCGGTACTTGTTCCACATTTCCGGCCTGATCGCCGGCGTGTGGAAAGATACTCACGCGCCGAGAAGGGAAAAAATTGCCCGCAGGGCTTCAATTCCTATCCCATGCGCTCCGCTGCGGAAACGCAAGGTGGAAAGCAGATCTATGGTCAACATCACTGACCAGTGAATCAGCACGGCATACCAGAAAGAACGCACCCGCAGCGAGAGCGCTCCCAGAGCTATCGCGGCGGCAATGGAGCCGATGGTTTCGGGTAGCGGTTTGCCGTAGTGCAGAATGACGAACGGTATCATCTGCACGAAAACCGCAACGGCGGGTCCTGTATGCGGTGCCAAACCGAAAACGGTATAGCCGCGCCAGATAAATTCCCAACCGATGAAATACAGGAGGAAGGCCCCTTCGTAGAGCAGAAACAATGTCCAGTCGCCGCGCACGGACGCGGCATGCGGATAGACTTGCTGGAACATCGGCATGTCGCTCACGACCCACAGTATCGGCAGCATGACCAGGTAGAACAACGCCGAGATCTTCAGTCCGAAGCGCCAGTCACCCACTCCGAGACCGAATCCGCGAAGCGGGCGCCGGTGGATGAGCACGATGACGAGTAGTGGTAACAAAAAGTACACAACGAATTCGGAGCCGAACCAGTACAGATACTGATAAAGCTCAAAGAGCGGATCTGCACCCAGCACGGAGTACCATTGCTCAGTGAAAAAACGCTTGCTGCCCACATGGACCGACAGGATGCCCAGGGCGGCAATGGTAAGAAACACCGTGGTGACGTCGCGCGGTGTACGACGCGCCTCGGCGATAAACGTGCGAAGAGCGGCCGCGAGGGACCGCTCTCCGTTATCATTCCGTTCGTCCGTCATGGGGAGGTATCAGAACGTGGTACCCAATGAAAAACGATGCATGGCTCCTATTTCTCCCATCGAGTTCCATGCGTAGTCAACGACAAAGTTGGCGACCGTCAGTCCGAAGCCCGCGGAAAAACCGGCGAGTTTGGCGCTGTTGCCGATTTTCCATTCGCGGCGGCCTTCATTGTAGTACCCGACCCGGGCGCGCAGGGACTCGCTCAGATCGAACTCCCCGCCCAGAGAGTAATTTGCGAAACGGTCGAAAAAGCCGTCGCTGTCCTCGTTCAGCTTGTGAAAATTGAGCATGACCGTCAGCGGCAGG
Proteins encoded in this region:
- a CDS encoding CPBP family intramembrane metalloprotease, with the translated sequence MTDERNDNGERSLAAALRTFIAEARRTPRDVTTVFLTIAALGILSVHVGSKRFFTEQWYSVLGADPLFELYQYLYWFGSEFVVYFLLPLLVIVLIHRRPLRGFGLGVGDWRFGLKISALFYLVMLPILWVVSDMPMFQQVYPHAASVRGDWTLFLLYEGAFLLYFIGWEFIWRGYTVFGLAPHTGPAVAVFVQMIPFVILHYGKPLPETIGSIAAAIALGALSLRVRSFWYAVLIHWSVMLTIDLLSTLRFRSGAHGIGIEALRAIFSLLGA
- a CDS encoding pyridoxine 5'-phosphate synthase produces the protein MRLCVNIDHFATLREARGGLEPDPVTAAQLCELYGAEGIVCHLREDRRHVNDRDVRLLRDTIKTKLDFEMAITDEIIQVAIDILPDLATLVPEKRKELTTESGLDILKEAQKVEEAVRILHQNDIEVSIFVDPIDEQIEAASQVGADIIELHTGEFANARSQEELLEQLARIRNAATYAASLGLGVNAGHGLNYTNIRYITPIREIEEVSIGHALVARAVFVGLPQAVQEMVRLTRGW